The Prunus persica cultivar Lovell chromosome G8, Prunus_persica_NCBIv2, whole genome shotgun sequence genome includes a region encoding these proteins:
- the LOC18766570 gene encoding adenylate isopentenyltransferase 3, chloroplastic, translated as MNLMCKEMQTLLPSGGYNHKMDVFNPRRQKEKVVIVMGATGTGKSRLSIDLATHLAAEIINSDKMQVYKGLDIATNKITEEEQRGVPHHLLGILDPNEDFTATDFCDETSLTIESILGRDRLPIIVGGSNSYIEALIDDYDYKFRSKYECCFLWVNVSTPVLHSFVSKRVDKMVENGMVDEVREFFHPNADYSKGIRRAIGVPEFDKYFRYGPFLDEETKARLLEQAVEEIKKNNCKLASRQLEKIQRLRNVKGWNLHPLDATEVFRKRGKESDEAWEKFVYGPSAQIVRQFLYNYATAEVPVNLGAMRVPMESAALAAATR; from the coding sequence atGAATTTGATGTGCAAGGAAATGCAAACATTACTTCCATCCGGTGGTTACAATCATAAAATGGACGTGTTCAATCCTCGCCGGCAGAAGGAGAAGGTGGTGATCGTAATGGGAGCAACCGGGACGGGGAAATCGAGGCTCTCGATCGACCTGGCCACCCATCTCGCCGCAGAAATCATAAACTCTGACAAAATGCAAGTCTACAAGGGGCTTGACATAGCCACCAACAAAATAACCGAAGAAGAACAACGTGGGGTACCGCACCATTTGCTAGGGATACTAGATCCTAATGAAGATTTTACAGCAACAGATTTTTGTGACGAAACCTCACTTACCATTGAATCCATTTTAGGCCGGGATCGCCTTCCAATCATCGTTGGAGGCTCCAATTCGTACATTGAGGCCTTAATTGATGACTACGACTATAAGTTTCGGTCCAAATACGAATGTtgttttttatgggtaaacgTGTCCACGCCGGTTCTGCACTCATTTGTGTCAAAACGGGTGGACAAGATGGTCGAAAATGGGATGGTGGATGAGGTGAGGGAGTTCTTCCATCCCAATGCGGATTACTCGAAAGGGATTCGAAGGGCAATTGGGGTGCCTGAATTCGATAAGTACTTTCGGTATGGGCCATTTTTGGATGAAGAAACTAAAGCTAGGCTACTAGAACAAGCAGTGGAGGAAATTAAGAAGAATAATTGCAAATTGGCCTCCCGCCAATTGGAGAAGATTCAAAGACTTAGAAATGTTAAAGGGTGGAATTTGCATCCGTTGGATGCCACGGAGGTGTTTCGAAAGCGCGGCAAGGAATCCGATGAAGCCTGGGAAAAGTTTGTTTATGGGCCAAGTGCTCAGATTGTTCGTCAGTTTCTGTACAATTATGCCACAGCTGAGGTCCCTGTCAATCTTGGTGCCATGAGGGTCCCTATGGAAAGTGCAGCACTCGCTGCTGCAACTCGCTAG